From Nicotiana tabacum cultivar K326 chromosome 20, ASM71507v2, whole genome shotgun sequence, one genomic window encodes:
- the LOC107824498 gene encoding GDSL esterase/lipase 5 produces MAKPLGASPSFLVVLCITVLWPTLHTGEYCQKPEGKTALFIFGDSLFDVGNNNYINTTTLDQANFWPYGETYFKSPTGRFSDGRLITDFIATYAKLPLLPPFLQPGGSQHSYYDGANLASAGAGALVQTFHGSVINMETQLKHFKKVKTWLRNKIGKSKSAKILSKAVYLFSVGTNDYLSLFVTNSTVEDSPEYVQMVVGNLTAVVKEIHKIGGRKFGFLNLGDLGCLPGLRILNPSSKNGCLEKASNLAKLHNIELSNILSRMEKELKGFKYSLYDFNSSVRERMDHPSKYGLKEGKRA; encoded by the exons ATGGCAAAGCCTTTGGGCGCAAGTCCTTCATTCCTTGTGGTTTTATGTATAACAGTACTGTGGCCAACATTGCATACTGGGGAATATTGTCAAAAGCCAGAAGGAAAGACCGCTCTCTTCATATTTGGGGACTCATTATTTGATGTGGGAAACAACAATTACATCAACACCACTACTCTTGACCAAGCCAACTTCTGGCCTTATGGAGAAACTTACTTTAAGTCCCCCACCGGTAGATTTTCCGACGGCCGTTTGATTACAGATTTCATCG CTACATATGCAAAACTGCCATTGCTACCGCCCTTTCTGCAGCCTGGGGGGAGTCAACACAGCTATTATGATGGGGCAAATTTGGCCTCGGCGGGGGCGGGAGCTCTTGTCCAGACTTTCCATGGATCG GTAATTAATATGGAGACTCAACTCAAACACTTCAAGAAGGTGAAGACTTGGTTGAGAAACAAAATAGGCAAATCAAAATCAGCCAAGATTTTGTCAAAAGCAGTCTATTTATTTAGCGTTGGAACGAATGACTACCTAAGTCTCTTTGTGACCAATTCCACAGTTGAAGACTCTCCTGAATACGTACAAATGGTCGTTGGCAACTTGACAGCCGTCGTTAAA GAGATACACAAAATTGGAGGCAGGAAATTTGGGTTTCTTAATTTGGGAGACTTGGGTTGTCTACCTGGCCTAAGAATACTTAATCCATCTAGCAAAAATGGGTGCTTGGAAAAAGCTTCAAACTTGGCCAAACTCCATAATATTGAGCTGTCCAATATCCTCTCAAGAATGGAGAAAGAGCTGAAGGGGTTCAAGTATTCACTCTATGACTTCAATAGTAGTGTGAGGGAGAGGATGGATCATCCCTCCAAATATG GTctcaaagaaggaaaaagagcaTGA